Proteins encoded by one window of Candidatus Methylacidiphilales bacterium:
- the ispD gene encoding 2-C-methyl-D-erythritol 4-phosphate cytidylyltransferase — protein sequence MSSSSTTPLGAVIVAAGSSKRMGFDKLLTPIAGEPLLSHTLKAVTQCPSITSIVVVIRPETQNTIHSILSTIQSPTPILLTHGGAERQDSVRLGITALPPDYPYVLIHDAARPFIDENLVQKVLQAAITCGAAVCGHPSRDTLKEINPDQPPITIHRTLDRSRIWAVQTPQIFYRPLIEKAYDFVHRNNLHVTDDTAAVELLGHPVQIVSHDRCNLKITTPDDWRLAELLLSS from the coding sequence ATGTCTTCCTCATCCACAACACCCCTCGGCGCAGTCATCGTTGCTGCCGGCTCCTCCAAACGCATGGGCTTCGATAAGCTCCTCACCCCCATAGCCGGTGAACCCCTCCTTTCCCACACTCTCAAAGCCGTTACCCAATGCCCCTCGATCACCTCCATAGTTGTAGTCATACGCCCAGAAACCCAAAACACCATCCACTCAATCCTCTCCACAATTCAATCCCCCACCCCAATCCTTCTTACCCACGGCGGGGCAGAACGCCAAGATTCCGTGCGTCTCGGCATAACTGCCCTCCCACCAGACTATCCCTACGTTCTCATCCACGACGCCGCACGCCCTTTCATCGACGAAAACCTCGTCCAAAAAGTCCTCCAAGCCGCCATCACCTGTGGAGCCGCAGTCTGCGGCCATCCTAGTCGCGACACACTCAAGGAAATTAACCCCGACCAACCCCCCATCACTATCCATCGCACCCTAGACCGTTCCCGCATCTGGGCTGTCCAGACCCCACAAATTTTTTATCGCCCCCTCATAGAAAAAGCCTACGACTTCGTCCATAGAAACAACCTCCACGTCACCGACGACACCGCTGCTGTCGAGCTTCTAGGCCATCCCGTTCAAATCGTATCACACGACCGTTGCAACCTCAAAATCACCACCCCAGACGACTGGCGCCTAGCTGAACTTCTCCTATCCTCATGA
- a CDS encoding ABC transporter ATP-binding protein yields MIRLQHVTKSFGTQRVLTNLSLEIPNGENLVIIGRSGTGKSVTLKLILGLLHPDSGDIFVDNYHVNTLSEEELAPMRRNLGMVFQNGALFDSMTVGDNVAFPLREDKKLSPSEIRDEVHHALSLVGLANAEMKMPSEISGGMRKRVALARALVRKPKIMMYDEPTAGLDPILSDSISRLIKDVADQFNMTVVVVTHDMASAYLIADRIALLHQGQIYKIASPEEIRQSTDPILYNFVRGISTNQDL; encoded by the coding sequence ATGATACGGCTACAACACGTCACCAAATCTTTCGGCACGCAGCGCGTTCTCACAAATCTCTCCTTAGAGATTCCTAACGGCGAAAACCTCGTCATCATCGGACGCAGCGGCACCGGAAAAAGCGTTACCCTCAAACTAATCCTCGGCCTCCTTCACCCCGATTCCGGCGACATCTTCGTAGATAATTACCACGTAAACACCCTCTCCGAAGAAGAATTAGCCCCAATGCGCCGCAATCTAGGCATGGTCTTTCAAAACGGCGCTCTCTTTGACTCAATGACTGTCGGTGACAACGTCGCCTTCCCTCTGCGTGAAGACAAAAAACTCTCTCCATCAGAAATCCGCGATGAAGTCCACCACGCCCTATCCCTCGTCGGTTTAGCCAACGCCGAAATGAAAATGCCCTCTGAGATATCCGGCGGCATGCGTAAACGCGTAGCCCTCGCTCGTGCCCTTGTCCGTAAACCCAAAATCATGATGTATGATGAACCGACCGCCGGCCTCGATCCAATCCTATCCGACAGCATCTCACGCCTGATAAAAGACGTCGCTGATCAGTTTAACATGACCGTAGTTGTAGTCACTCACGATATGGCCAGCGCCTACCTGATCGCCGATCGAATTGCTTTGCTTCACCAAGGGCAAATCTATAAAATCGCTAGCCCAGAAGAAATCCGCCAATCCACCGATCCTATCCTCTACAATTTCGTCCGCGGCATCTCCACCAACCAAGACCTCTGA
- a CDS encoding UDP-N-acetylglucosamine 2-epimerase has translation MRHQRVLILSASAGTGHVRAAEALERAFKQRPTVAEVAHVDALRFTNKIFRDFYSRLYTQLVENAPTLLGWWYKQSDEPWKTDRMRFMLDRLNLGPLIEFIEDFSPHTTICTHFLPAEIISHLIEKQRISARLSITVTDFDFHAMWLTKTFHRYFVALEETKIHLSKLGLPPERIAVTGIPIHPEFRPCPIEERPALRQSVGLKPHLPTLLLSAGALGVTPAQAILETLRDLTIPAQIVVICGKNESLLQSILQTIERNPFPSHLHITPLGYTQQMHTWMRVADLYIGKPGGLTISEALSTGLPMVITSPIPGQEERNSDHLLEKGAAIKCNTLTTLPYKIESLLNHPTRLQSMRRAALQLAQPHATQKIVSILLRDHTEKTDPILIPKEQQRAMALRARLQK, from the coding sequence ATGCGCCACCAACGCGTCTTAATCCTCTCTGCCAGCGCAGGCACAGGTCATGTCCGCGCCGCTGAAGCCCTCGAAAGAGCATTCAAGCAACGCCCCACCGTAGCTGAGGTCGCTCACGTCGACGCCCTCCGTTTCACCAACAAAATCTTCCGCGATTTCTACTCCCGCCTCTACACCCAACTCGTCGAAAACGCCCCCACACTCCTCGGTTGGTGGTATAAACAAAGCGACGAACCTTGGAAGACCGACCGCATGCGTTTCATGCTCGATCGCCTAAACCTCGGCCCCCTCATCGAATTCATCGAAGACTTCTCCCCTCACACCACCATCTGCACACACTTCCTCCCAGCTGAAATCATCTCTCACCTCATAGAAAAACAACGCATCTCCGCACGCCTATCGATCACCGTCACCGATTTCGACTTCCACGCCATGTGGCTCACCAAAACCTTCCACAGATACTTCGTAGCGCTAGAAGAAACAAAAATCCACCTATCAAAACTAGGCCTACCCCCCGAACGAATTGCCGTCACAGGCATCCCCATCCATCCCGAATTTAGACCATGCCCCATCGAAGAACGCCCCGCACTCCGCCAAAGCGTCGGCCTCAAGCCTCACCTCCCCACCTTACTCCTCTCCGCAGGCGCCCTCGGAGTCACCCCAGCACAAGCTATCCTAGAAACACTCAGAGACCTCACAATTCCCGCTCAAATTGTCGTAATCTGTGGCAAAAACGAAAGCCTCCTACAATCCATTCTCCAAACCATAGAACGCAATCCATTCCCTTCCCACTTACACATCACCCCACTCGGCTACACCCAACAAATGCACACCTGGATGCGCGTCGCCGACCTCTACATCGGCAAACCCGGCGGCCTCACCATCTCCGAAGCCCTTTCAACCGGCCTCCCCATGGTCATCACCTCTCCCATCCCCGGACAAGAAGAACGCAACAGCGACCACCTCCTCGAAAAAGGTGCCGCCATAAAATGCAACACCCTCACCACCCTACCCTACAAAATCGAATCCCTTCTCAATCACCCCACACGCCTCCAATCCATGCGCCGCGCCGCACTCCAGCTAGCCCAACCCCACGCCACCCAAAAAATCGTCTCTATCCTACTTCGCGATCACACTGAAAAAACAGATCCCATCCTCATCCCAAAAGAACAACAACGCGCCATGGCTCTCCGCGCCAGACTTCAAAAATAA
- a CDS encoding glycosyltransferase — MVKIDLHLHSLYSDRPSEWILRRLGLPQSYSPAEVLYQKLHAAGMTYKTITDHHRIDGCLELLAKHPEDTFISEEVTTYFPDGCKIHLLVWNINISQHEEINALRENIYELSAYLRLHHIPHAVTHPLISLNQKFTIEHFEKLILLFSTFESINGNREPLTQEIATLCLLSLTPEKIEELANRHNLTPTHPHPHLKSFTAGSDDHGGLAVAAAFTEAPQARTLQEFFQAIQERRTQNHGSRGDPLRLANNVYNTILGYARTKLTKQAPKATQLLTRIVDRFLSGKNPTNFSFSEKLTFATEAIRSGAILDWINPNSASLTQDLATFFSSPETHAALEKAIREEATESRRTFRMASYLANTLIYRFAIQIFDRIREGRWFDALQPLSGFLPVLASIAPYLVAFRQFCPDRPFLQQVSKTFLTQTPETLKRHKTAWFTDTLEDVNGVTRTIRALTAAIHDLGHPIEIISCHAHISIQNLPIRNFPPLGEFPVPEYELQRVSFPPLLDILDTIYTQQFTEIIVSTPGPVGLVGLLAARLLGLPLHMVYHTDFPQYALYLSDDQMMESLTWSYMQWFYGQADRLYVNTEAYRQAWEKRSIPSHKISILPRGIDTHLFHFQKRNADFWKSYGATNPVVLYVGRISKEKNLAFLASVWPIVQTLIPTATLAFVGDGPYRAELQKLIPSALFTGPLIGETLATAYASSDLFLFPSTTDTFGNVVLEALASGLPVICSTIGGPAELLRRCRLGQAISTDDPSSWAHAIVETLHNPPHESARLAQSERIRKEWDWKQAAAQFVQLLTEPIPKA, encoded by the coding sequence ATGGTGAAAATCGACCTCCACCTTCACTCACTCTATTCCGATCGGCCAAGCGAATGGATCCTACGCCGACTTGGCCTCCCCCAAAGCTACAGCCCGGCAGAAGTGCTTTATCAAAAGCTCCACGCCGCAGGCATGACCTACAAGACCATCACAGACCATCACCGCATAGACGGCTGTCTCGAGCTATTAGCAAAGCATCCAGAGGACACCTTCATCAGCGAAGAAGTCACCACCTACTTCCCCGATGGATGCAAAATTCACCTCCTCGTTTGGAATATCAACATCTCCCAACACGAAGAAATCAACGCCCTCCGCGAAAACATCTATGAACTTTCCGCATACCTCCGCCTCCACCACATCCCTCACGCCGTCACACACCCTCTCATCTCTCTCAACCAAAAATTCACGATCGAACATTTTGAAAAACTCATCCTCCTCTTCTCCACCTTCGAATCAATCAATGGCAACCGCGAACCCCTCACCCAAGAAATCGCCACCCTCTGCCTACTAAGCCTCACGCCAGAAAAAATCGAAGAACTCGCAAATCGCCATAACCTCACCCCCACACACCCGCATCCTCACCTCAAAAGTTTCACCGCAGGATCAGATGACCACGGAGGCCTAGCCGTCGCTGCTGCCTTTACCGAAGCCCCACAAGCACGCACCCTACAAGAATTTTTCCAAGCCATCCAAGAACGGCGCACACAAAACCACGGTTCGCGCGGCGATCCACTCCGCCTTGCAAACAACGTTTACAACACCATCCTCGGCTACGCCCGCACCAAACTCACCAAACAAGCACCTAAAGCCACTCAACTCCTCACTCGCATCGTCGATCGTTTCCTTTCCGGAAAAAATCCCACAAACTTCTCCTTTTCAGAAAAACTCACATTCGCCACCGAAGCAATTCGCTCCGGAGCCATTCTCGACTGGATCAACCCAAACTCCGCTTCCCTCACACAAGACCTCGCCACCTTCTTCTCCTCTCCTGAAACCCATGCCGCCCTCGAAAAAGCTATCCGCGAAGAAGCCACCGAAAGCCGCCGCACCTTCCGCATGGCTTCTTACCTCGCCAACACTCTGATCTATCGCTTTGCCATCCAAATCTTCGACCGCATACGAGAAGGCCGATGGTTCGATGCTCTCCAGCCCCTCTCCGGTTTCCTTCCAGTCTTAGCCAGCATCGCCCCTTACCTCGTTGCATTTCGCCAATTCTGTCCCGATCGCCCCTTTCTCCAACAAGTATCCAAAACTTTTCTAACCCAAACCCCAGAAACGCTAAAGCGACATAAAACCGCATGGTTCACCGACACACTCGAAGACGTAAACGGCGTCACACGCACCATCCGAGCACTCACTGCCGCAATCCACGACCTCGGTCATCCAATTGAAATTATCTCTTGCCACGCCCACATCTCCATCCAAAACCTCCCGATCCGCAATTTCCCCCCTCTCGGAGAGTTCCCTGTGCCTGAATATGAACTGCAGCGTGTCAGCTTCCCACCCCTCCTGGACATCCTAGACACGATTTACACCCAACAATTCACCGAAATCATCGTCAGCACACCTGGCCCCGTCGGCCTCGTTGGTCTCCTTGCCGCACGACTTCTCGGACTGCCTCTGCATATGGTCTATCACACAGATTTCCCACAATATGCACTCTATCTCAGCGACGACCAAATGATGGAATCGCTCACCTGGTCTTACATGCAATGGTTCTATGGCCAAGCTGATCGCCTCTATGTCAACACCGAAGCCTATCGCCAAGCTTGGGAAAAACGCAGTATCCCATCCCACAAAATTTCCATACTACCGCGCGGCATCGACACCCACCTCTTCCACTTTCAGAAACGCAACGCAGACTTTTGGAAGTCCTACGGAGCCACCAACCCCGTCGTCCTCTACGTCGGCCGCATATCCAAAGAAAAAAATCTCGCCTTCCTGGCCTCTGTGTGGCCAATCGTGCAAACCCTTATCCCAACAGCAACCCTAGCATTCGTCGGAGACGGCCCTTACCGCGCTGAATTACAAAAACTGATCCCCTCCGCTCTTTTCACCGGTCCGCTCATCGGCGAAACACTCGCCACAGCTTACGCTTCATCCGACCTTTTCCTCTTCCCAAGCACAACCGACACCTTCGGCAACGTAGTCCTCGAAGCGCTGGCTTCGGGCCTCCCAGTCATCTGCTCAACAATCGGTGGCCCAGCTGAACTACTTCGTCGTTGCCGCCTCGGCCAAGCGATTTCTACCGACGACCCGTCCTCCTGGGCTCATGCCATCGTAGAGACTTTACACAACCCCCCCCACGAATCAGCCCGTCTTGCTCAATCTGAGCGGATCCGCAAAGAGTGGGATTGGAAACAAGCCGCAGCCCAATTCGTTCAGCTTCTCACTGAGCCCATACCCAAAGCCTAG
- a CDS encoding CAAX prenyl protease-related protein, whose translation MNFQALRSHPAFPLVFPYLLFATCGLLHNLHPLAIYITYPLKTILVSWALLVFWKTYPISRLNLKITLGSIAVGLLCLIAWILPYEHLIPADQLTTAYNPSAHFKNQLLVISLLTIRLIGASFTVPLMEELFIRGFLQRYLIKSDFQNVPIGTYTHFSFWTTTALFALTHGSEWHVALLAGVIFGAWYIFTKNLTAVILAHATTNFTLGLYVILSGKTHFW comes from the coding sequence ATGAACTTCCAAGCCCTACGTTCTCACCCCGCTTTCCCCCTTGTTTTCCCTTACCTCCTTTTTGCCACCTGCGGACTCCTTCACAACCTTCATCCCCTAGCCATCTACATCACCTACCCCCTCAAAACAATACTCGTGTCCTGGGCGCTTCTCGTCTTCTGGAAAACTTACCCCATCTCGCGACTCAATCTCAAAATAACCCTCGGCTCAATAGCCGTCGGACTCCTTTGCCTCATCGCCTGGATCCTTCCCTACGAGCACCTCATTCCTGCAGACCAGCTCACCACCGCCTACAACCCCTCAGCACATTTCAAAAATCAACTACTCGTTATTTCCCTACTCACAATCCGCCTAATCGGTGCATCCTTCACCGTTCCTCTAATGGAAGAACTTTTCATCCGCGGATTCCTCCAACGATACCTCATCAAATCCGATTTTCAAAATGTCCCCATCGGCACTTACACCCACTTCTCATTCTGGACGACTACTGCACTCTTCGCATTAACCCACGGCTCCGAATGGCACGTCGCCCTACTCGCTGGAGTAATCTTCGGTGCCTGGTATATCTTCACAAAAAACCTGACCGCAGTTATCCTCGCTCATGCCACCACCAACTTCACCCTAGGACTCTACGTCATCCTCTCCGGAAAAACGCATTTCTGGTAA
- a CDS encoding Fe-Mn family superoxide dismutase: protein MAYKYPNRQDELLAKVKGKTGKISDKTHEEHMKLYTGYVNKTNAILEELEKIGAPDPTNPAMANQIFSTLRSLKVDFTFAYGGLINHEIYFDILGGDGKPSGKILELINESFGSFDNYKKDLKATGIAARGWVWTGLDHTSGRLFNYIGDAQNTFPVWGVTPLLALDVYEHAYYADFYTARAAYIDEFINYIDWAAVERRLPRMA, encoded by the coding sequence ATGGCCTACAAATATCCCAACCGTCAGGATGAACTCCTCGCTAAAGTCAAAGGAAAAACTGGAAAAATCTCTGATAAAACCCACGAAGAGCACATGAAGCTCTATACGGGCTATGTGAATAAAACGAATGCCATCCTAGAAGAGCTGGAAAAAATAGGTGCTCCTGATCCGACTAATCCAGCCATGGCAAATCAAATCTTTTCCACTCTTCGCAGCCTCAAAGTAGATTTCACCTTTGCCTACGGGGGTCTGATCAATCACGAGATCTATTTCGATATCCTCGGCGGCGACGGCAAACCCTCGGGCAAAATTCTAGAACTCATAAATGAATCCTTTGGCTCCTTCGATAATTACAAAAAAGACCTTAAAGCTACTGGGATAGCAGCGCGCGGCTGGGTCTGGACAGGCCTTGATCACACAAGCGGCCGTCTTTTTAACTACATTGGCGATGCACAAAACACTTTTCCAGTCTGGGGCGTCACCCCATTGCTTGCGCTGGATGTCTATGAGCACGCCTACTATGCAGATTTCTATACTGCGCGAGCGGCTTACATTGACGAATTCATCAACTACATAGACTGGGCTGCAGTCGAGCGACGTCTTCCTCGCATGGCATAG
- a CDS encoding alkaline phosphatase yields MKTSVRFLLVALVFAIFVAIGSLYMRFYVAPKTHGIILFIANGYDISLINRARLQAAKKGQSLHMDRLHQVALLTTRGLNENVADDAASATALASGELSPNSIVGYNSLGRRLDTLIYAAQRAGRLTGLVTTNELTANTPTAFYSTKSKDPESAYQAAAELIDTSNIDIILGGGKAYFTPASVKNPYGRLDRRDLISEADKRGYEIVMTRKALEAIPRWPQRRVFGLFADHAFIYSSLTQGTMDQPSLADLTRRAIELMDLHLGGYFLVIDHGLIENASRRNLTQLALNEIAALDEAIRVAIAYAGRKSLILCTSNFSLGSLDVRRSQLIESTPPTEDITYDWLSGPGGKLSSPHPSSPATTLQDLYLRIQSPNDLALLTPQPAIHYSDEAEITSRPSWIASRGFGEDYFRGFLDATEIYNLIVRLY; encoded by the coding sequence ATGAAAACTTCAGTCCGTTTTTTACTAGTCGCCCTGGTCTTTGCGATATTCGTAGCGATCGGGTCACTTTACATGCGCTTTTATGTAGCACCTAAAACGCACGGAATCATTCTATTTATTGCAAACGGCTACGACATTTCCCTTATCAATCGCGCACGCCTACAGGCTGCAAAGAAAGGCCAATCCCTACACATGGATCGCTTACATCAAGTCGCTTTGCTCACTACGCGTGGATTAAATGAAAACGTCGCGGATGATGCAGCTTCGGCTACTGCATTAGCATCCGGAGAACTTAGCCCCAATTCCATCGTCGGCTACAACTCTCTTGGTCGTCGCCTCGACACGCTTATCTATGCAGCCCAACGCGCCGGACGTCTCACCGGGCTTGTCACCACAAATGAACTCACCGCAAACACTCCTACCGCTTTCTACAGCACCAAATCTAAGGACCCCGAAAGCGCATATCAAGCTGCCGCTGAATTGATTGACACTTCCAACATCGACATCATCCTCGGAGGAGGCAAAGCTTATTTCACCCCAGCAAGCGTTAAAAATCCTTACGGCCGCCTCGATCGAAGAGACCTCATCTCAGAGGCCGATAAACGCGGATACGAGATCGTGATGACTCGAAAAGCCCTCGAGGCCATCCCGCGCTGGCCACAGCGCCGCGTATTTGGACTTTTTGCTGATCACGCATTCATCTACTCAAGCTTGACACAAGGCACTATGGACCAGCCTAGCCTAGCAGACCTTACCCGACGCGCCATCGAGCTCATGGATCTTCATCTTGGGGGTTACTTCCTGGTTATAGATCATGGTCTGATTGAAAATGCCTCGCGCCGTAACTTGACTCAGCTCGCTCTCAACGAAATCGCCGCACTCGATGAAGCCATACGAGTCGCTATCGCCTACGCCGGCAGAAAATCTCTCATCTTATGCACCAGTAATTTCAGCCTAGGTTCTCTCGACGTCCGACGCAGTCAACTCATCGAATCAACTCCCCCTACAGAAGATATCACTTACGACTGGCTCTCAGGGCCAGGCGGCAAACTTTCCTCACCTCATCCCTCTTCCCCTGCCACAACCCTTCAAGACCTCTATTTACGCATTCAATCCCCCAACGACCTCGCCCTACTCACCCCACAACCCGCCATCCACTACTCCGACGAAGCTGAAATCACCTCTCGCCCCTCCTGGATTGCCTCTCGCGGCTTCGGTGAAGACTACTTCCGTGGGTTCCTCGACGCGACGGAAATTTACAATCTCATCGTTCGGCTCTACTAA
- a CDS encoding peroxiredoxin gives MRLTSILAMSLLSLFSFSQAKPLDIGSTVPEVEAIDQDGKPFPLNETLRTGTTLVFFYPKANTPGCTAQACSLRDQYQTLLHLNLKIIGVSCDSPQSQKKFKTQHNLPFPLLADEKGQITKAFGVPTTLGFAARQSFLIRNGKVVWRDLHPQTSRHAQDVLQALETLGK, from the coding sequence ATGCGCCTAACCTCCATCCTAGCCATGTCGCTACTTTCACTCTTCTCCTTCTCCCAGGCAAAGCCTCTAGACATCGGCTCTACCGTGCCAGAAGTCGAGGCCATAGATCAAGACGGCAAACCCTTCCCCCTCAACGAGACCCTTCGCACCGGCACCACACTCGTCTTTTTCTACCCCAAAGCCAACACCCCCGGCTGCACCGCACAAGCCTGCAGCCTGAGAGATCAATACCAAACCCTCCTCCATCTCAACCTCAAAATCATCGGCGTAAGCTGCGACTCCCCCCAAAGCCAAAAAAAATTCAAAACCCAACACAACCTCCCCTTCCCACTCCTCGCAGACGAAAAAGGACAAATCACCAAAGCCTTTGGAGTCCCCACAACTCTTGGATTCGCCGCACGACAATCATTTCTCATCCGCAACGGCAAAGTAGTCTGGCGCGACCTCCACCCACAGACCTCCCGCCACGCACAAGATGTCTTGCAAGCCCTAGAGACCCTCGGCAAATAA
- a CDS encoding MlaD family protein yields the protein MTNPTLERSVGFFILIGLIAIGWLIIQFGRLGETYQQSYIITVEFPNASGLLKGSQVMMAGALIGRVLNTPQPIKDGAAIQVIMRIRKDVKIRRNAKFLIGSMGMLGDRFVDVQPQPVPEGEEVDFIRDGDTIISGGRTSDLSDLTNAAKPLIERLNDIAKRLDSITTKLDTSILTEQSTKDLRESFAHLKSLLANTDKTIQEAQSLIRDARQQKGALSKLIYDESLANDLAAFVANLRRKGILFYSDESGRSETPPARLPERDPRKKTRR from the coding sequence ATGACCAACCCGACACTCGAGCGATCAGTAGGTTTCTTTATCCTTATCGGCCTAATAGCCATAGGATGGCTAATCATACAATTCGGTCGCCTCGGAGAAACTTATCAACAATCCTACATCATCACCGTCGAATTTCCCAACGCAAGCGGCCTCCTAAAAGGATCCCAAGTCATGATGGCCGGCGCACTCATAGGCAGAGTCCTCAACACCCCACAACCAATCAAAGATGGCGCAGCCATACAAGTAATCATGCGAATCCGCAAAGACGTAAAAATTCGCCGCAACGCAAAATTCCTCATCGGAAGCATGGGCATGCTCGGAGACCGCTTCGTCGACGTCCAGCCACAACCCGTTCCCGAAGGTGAAGAAGTCGATTTCATCCGTGACGGCGACACCATCATAAGCGGAGGCCGCACCTCCGATCTATCCGACCTGACTAACGCAGCAAAACCCCTTATCGAACGTCTAAACGACATCGCCAAGCGCCTCGACTCCATCACCACAAAACTCGACACCTCTATCCTCACAGAGCAATCTACCAAAGATCTCCGAGAATCTTTCGCCCACTTAAAATCACTCCTCGCCAACACCGACAAAACTATCCAAGAAGCCCAATCCCTCATCCGTGACGCCCGCCAACAAAAAGGAGCCCTCTCCAAACTCATCTACGACGAATCCCTAGCCAACGACCTCGCAGCCTTCGTCGCCAACCTACGTCGAAAAGGCATCCTCTTTTACTCGGACGAATCAGGACGCTCTGAGACTCCCCCCGCTCGCCTCCCCGAACGCGACCCCCGAAAAAAAACACGCCGCTAA
- the nadA gene encoding quinolinate synthase NadA, translating into MSLSPLQQEILELKRAKRAVILAHNYQAREIQEIADFVGDSLGLSYQAQATEAERIIFCGVHFMAETAKIVNPTRRVFIPDPQAGCSLSDSCPAEALAEYQRKNPGLYTVAYINCTAAVKALSDVICTSGNAVTIVNRVPADREILFVPDQNLGAWVMEKTGRPMRLWEGNCYVHVEFTHDRLLEIKAAYPDAPIVAHPECMRAVRMLADEVCSTEKMVHYCREHPAQVFIIATESGMLHRLRREIPNKTFIPAPTERCACADCRYMKMITLEKLHRTLIEECNEVNIPPEIQEKARIPLLRMLEWSRN; encoded by the coding sequence ATGTCGCTATCTCCACTGCAACAAGAGATATTAGAGCTGAAACGGGCAAAACGTGCGGTTATTTTGGCTCATAACTACCAAGCGCGAGAGATACAAGAGATAGCAGATTTTGTGGGAGACTCCTTAGGACTTTCTTATCAAGCGCAGGCTACCGAAGCAGAGCGGATTATTTTTTGTGGGGTGCATTTCATGGCCGAAACCGCGAAGATCGTGAATCCGACTCGAAGGGTATTTATCCCCGACCCACAGGCAGGATGTTCACTTTCAGACTCATGCCCTGCAGAGGCTCTTGCAGAGTATCAAAGAAAAAATCCAGGACTCTATACCGTGGCTTACATAAATTGCACCGCCGCGGTAAAAGCACTTAGCGATGTGATATGCACTTCCGGAAACGCTGTCACAATCGTAAACCGTGTTCCGGCAGATCGAGAGATCCTTTTTGTGCCCGATCAAAATTTAGGAGCATGGGTGATGGAAAAAACGGGAAGACCCATGCGGCTGTGGGAGGGAAATTGCTACGTGCACGTCGAATTTACACACGATCGACTGTTAGAAATCAAAGCTGCCTATCCAGACGCACCTATTGTGGCACATCCGGAATGTATGAGGGCAGTTAGAATGTTGGCTGATGAGGTGTGTTCGACCGAAAAAATGGTGCACTACTGCCGCGAGCATCCCGCTCAAGTGTTTATCATTGCGACTGAGTCAGGAATGTTGCACCGCCTACGCAGAGAGATCCCAAATAAAACCTTTATCCCAGCTCCCACAGAGCGCTGCGCGTGCGCGGACTGCCGCTATATGAAGATGATCACTTTAGAAAAACTTCACCGCACTCTGATTGAGGAATGTAATGAAGTGAATATCCCACCTGAAATTCAGGAAAAAGCCCGTATTCCCCTCCTCCGAATGCTCGAATGGAGCCGTAATTAA